One segment of Candidatus Micropelagos thuwalensis DNA contains the following:
- the lepA gene encoding translation elongation factor 4 encodes MTKQENIRNFSIIAHIDHGKSTLADRLIQVTGGLSDREMQEQVLDNMELERERGITIKAQTVRLDYTAADGELYHLNLIDTPGHVDFAYEVNRSLAACEGSLLVVDASQGVEAQTLANVYQAIEVDHEIVPVLNKIDLPAAEPARVKQQVEDVIGLDTENALEISAKTGIGIETVLEAIVTQLPPPQGTSDAALKAMLVDSWYDPYLGVVVLVRVIDGVMKKGQKIRMMSNGASYLLDRVGVFRPKQESVAQLGPGEIGFFTAAIKEVADTRVGDTVTDDRQPCEVPLEGFKPSQPVVFCGLFPVDSSEFEDLRDAMGKLRLNDASFEFEMETSAALGFGFRCGFLGLLHLEIIRERIEREFDIDLITTAPSVVYHLHMNDGEMIEMHNPADMPDVVKIEHIEEPWIKASVLVPDEYMGAVLKLCEDRRGRQLNMSYAGSRAMLEYALPLNEVVFDFYDRLKSATKGYASFDYSVTGYEQGDLVKMSILVNAEPVDALSTIVHRERAESRGRAMCERLKDLIPRHLFKIPVQAAIGGKIIARETIAALRKDVTAKCYGGDATRKRKLLDKQKEGKKKMRQFGKVDIPQDAFISALKMDD; translated from the coding sequence ATGACCAAACAAGAAAATATCCGTAACTTTTCCATTATTGCCCACATTGATCATGGAAAATCAACCCTTGCTGACCGCCTCATACAGGTGACGGGGGGGTTGTCTGATCGTGAGATGCAGGAGCAGGTGTTGGACAATATGGAATTGGAACGCGAGCGCGGGATTACGATTAAAGCGCAAACTGTTAGGCTTGATTATACTGCCGCAGATGGTGAGTTGTATCACCTCAATCTAATTGATACGCCCGGTCACGTCGATTTTGCTTACGAGGTAAATCGCTCATTGGCGGCGTGCGAAGGCTCTTTGCTCGTAGTGGATGCCAGCCAGGGTGTCGAAGCGCAGACTCTTGCAAATGTCTATCAGGCAATTGAGGTTGATCATGAAATTGTTCCTGTGCTCAACAAGATAGACCTCCCTGCTGCTGAGCCGGCGCGTGTTAAGCAGCAGGTTGAGGATGTTATCGGGCTTGATACTGAGAACGCTTTAGAAATTTCTGCCAAGACGGGTATTGGCATTGAGACGGTCCTTGAAGCAATAGTTACACAATTACCGCCGCCTCAGGGAACATCCGACGCCGCGCTTAAAGCCATGCTGGTGGATAGCTGGTATGATCCTTATCTTGGGGTTGTGGTGCTGGTGCGGGTTATTGATGGCGTTATGAAAAAAGGCCAGAAAATCCGCATGATGTCGAATGGTGCTTCTTATTTATTAGACCGCGTGGGGGTGTTTCGTCCGAAACAGGAAAGTGTCGCCCAACTCGGTCCGGGCGAAATTGGTTTTTTCACCGCTGCCATTAAAGAAGTTGCAGATACCCGCGTCGGGGATACAGTTACGGATGATCGCCAGCCATGTGAGGTGCCACTAGAGGGCTTTAAGCCATCCCAGCCGGTGGTATTTTGTGGCTTATTTCCCGTCGATAGCAGTGAGTTTGAAGATTTGCGCGATGCGATGGGGAAGTTACGCCTTAATGATGCGAGCTTTGAATTTGAAATGGAGACCAGTGCCGCTTTGGGGTTTGGTTTCCGGTGCGGGTTTCTTGGTCTGCTGCATTTGGAGATAATCCGCGAACGTATTGAACGCGAATTTGACATTGACCTGATTACAACTGCGCCATCTGTGGTTTATCACTTGCACATGAATGATGGTGAGATGATTGAGATGCATAATCCTGCCGATATGCCGGATGTTGTGAAAATCGAACATATTGAGGAGCCTTGGATTAAGGCGTCAGTTCTTGTGCCGGATGAATATATGGGCGCGGTTTTAAAGCTATGTGAAGACCGGCGCGGACGGCAGTTAAATATGAGTTATGCCGGTAGCCGCGCTATGCTGGAATATGCTTTGCCTCTAAATGAGGTTGTTTTCGATTTTTACGACAGACTTAAATCTGCCACCAAAGGTTATGCCAGTTTTGACTATAGTGTGACAGGTTATGAGCAGGGCGATTTGGTGAAGATGTCCATTCTCGTCAATGCAGAGCCTGTTGATGCGCTGTCAACGATTGTTCATCGTGAGCGGGCAGAGAGTCGTGGGCGTGCCATGTGCGAACGTTTGAAAGACCTCATCCCCCGGCATTTGTTTAAAATTCCGGTGCAGGCAGCGATTGGCGGCAAGATTATTGCGCGTGAGACGATTGCGGCTTTGCGTAAAGATGTGACGGCTAAATGTTATGGCGGTGACGCGACACGTAAACGTAAGCTTCTGGATAAGCAGAAAGAGGGTAAGAAGAAAATGCGTCAATTCGGTAAGGTGGACATCCCTCAGGACGCGTTTATCTCTGCATTAAAAATGGATGATTAG
- a CDS encoding sterol desaturase family protein: MFDYFLHYEPQFRLIIFVSTFIIIFSWELLAKKRSSEFSVDRTLTNFLLMLINSLALRLVMPILAIELAFQLETKGFGILQQIALPEFAIFLISLILLDLAIYIQHVIFHKVPFLWRFHRVHHADTGFDVTTGVRFHPGEIIFSMFYKLILVLLLGPSAAAVLMFEILLSSSSLFTHANARMPRNIDILLRWFIVTPDMHRIHHSDQTDEALTNFGFNLSLWDRLFGTYRPDPNYDHIDMKIGTRNIPAKKASSIWYMLISPVYKN, encoded by the coding sequence ATGTTTGATTATTTCCTTCATTATGAACCTCAATTCCGACTAATAATATTTGTTAGTACTTTTATAATAATTTTTTCATGGGAATTACTAGCAAAGAAAAGATCCTCTGAATTTAGTGTAGATAGAACACTAACGAATTTCTTGCTAATGCTAATTAACTCGCTGGCACTTCGTCTTGTAATGCCAATTCTTGCTATTGAACTTGCTTTTCAACTAGAGACAAAGGGCTTTGGAATTTTGCAACAGATAGCTTTACCTGAGTTTGCCATCTTTTTAATCAGTCTAATTTTACTAGATTTAGCTATTTATATTCAGCACGTGATTTTTCATAAAGTACCTTTTCTTTGGCGCTTTCACCGAGTACACCACGCAGATACTGGCTTTGATGTCACAACAGGAGTTAGATTTCATCCTGGTGAAATAATTTTTTCTATGTTCTATAAATTGATCTTAGTGCTGTTATTAGGCCCTTCTGCTGCCGCAGTTCTTATGTTTGAGATTTTATTGAGTTCCTCTTCGCTTTTTACACATGCTAATGCTCGCATGCCAAGAAATATCGATATTTTATTGCGATGGTTTATTGTGACACCGGATATGCATAGAATACATCACTCCGATCAAACCGATGAGGCTTTAACAAATTTTGGTTTTAATTTAAGCCTATGGGATAGATTATTTGGAACTTATCGCCCTGATCCTAATTATGACCATATAGATATGAAAATAGGTACGCGAAATATTCCTGCTAAAAAAGCTTCGTCTATTTGGTATATGCTTATTTCACCAGTCTATAAAAATTAA
- a CDS encoding methyltransferase family protein, producing MFLNHKIPPPIVTLIFIGLIYWSTNYAAADTFPFQDFISLAILLIGLGFMFFGVREFKKLQTTVNPLNPEAATSLATAGVFSVTRNPMYLGMCFILLATSIFSGAWLGLPLIFIFMAYITLFQILPEERAMKDLFGEKFEVYKASVRMWI from the coding sequence ATGTTTTTAAACCATAAAATTCCACCACCAATCGTCACGCTAATATTTATTGGACTTATTTATTGGTCCACTAATTATGCAGCTGCAGATACTTTTCCATTTCAAGATTTTATTTCTTTAGCAATTTTATTAATTGGACTGGGGTTTATGTTCTTTGGAGTAAGAGAGTTCAAAAAACTTCAAACAACTGTTAACCCTTTAAATCCAGAGGCGGCAACATCCCTCGCTACCGCTGGTGTTTTCAGTGTCACTCGTAATCCGATGTATCTTGGAATGTGCTTTATATTATTGGCGACCAGCATTTTTAGTGGTGCCTGGTTGGGTCTGCCACTTATTTTTATTTTTATGGCCTATATAACCTTGTTTCAAATTCTTCCTGAAGAAAGAGCTATGAAGGATTTATTTGGAGAAAAATTTGAAGTTTACAAAGCAAGTGTTCGCATGTGGATATGA
- the thiC gene encoding phosphomethylpyrimidine synthase ThiC — protein MSEARSSKNSDFAAEKALVDKAAIAHLPNSEKIYITGSRADIQVPMRKISQSETPTDMGGEENPPIFVYDTSGPYTDPNAKIDIRKGLAPLRQKWIEDREDTDYLSGPTSKYGQERLADEKLAALRFDLTRQPRKAKQGQNVTQMHYARKGIITPEMEYIAIRENQNRAAYLESLAATGERGARMAKMMAHQHPGESFDAALQDEITPEFVRDEVARGRAIIPANINHPESEPMIIGRNFLVKINGNIGNSAVTSSIGEEVDKMTWGIRWGADTIMDLSTGKHIHETREWILRNAPVPVGTVPIYQALEKVDGRAEELNWDIFRDTLIEQAEQGVDYFTIHAGVLLRYVPLTAERMTGIVSRGGSIMAKWCLAHHEESFLYTHFEEICEIMKAYDVSFSLGDGLRPGSIWDANDAAQLGELETLGELTQIAWQHDVQVMIEGPGHVPMQLIKENMDKQLDWCDEAPFYTLGPLTTDIAPGYDHITSAIGAAQIGWYGTAMLCYVTPKEHLGLPNKQDVKDGIITYKLAAHAADLAKGHPGAQIRDNALSKARFEFRWDDQFNLSLDPDTARSFHDETLPKQSMKVAHFCSMCGPHFCSMKITQDVRDYAAKLNMSPEDALSAGMQEKSTEFKIGGSQVYKKI, from the coding sequence ATGTCGGAAGCTCGCTCATCCAAAAACTCTGATTTTGCCGCTGAAAAAGCACTTGTTGATAAAGCCGCTATTGCGCATTTACCCAATAGCGAGAAGATATATATCACCGGCTCGCGCGCCGATATTCAGGTTCCTATGCGTAAAATTTCACAATCGGAGACGCCTACAGATATGGGCGGTGAAGAAAACCCCCCAATATTTGTTTATGACACATCCGGTCCATATACAGACCCAAATGCTAAAATCGATATACGTAAAGGGCTCGCTCCACTCCGCCAAAAATGGATAGAAGATCGTGAGGATACCGACTATTTAAGCGGGCCGACCTCAAAATATGGTCAGGAACGACTAGCAGATGAAAAACTTGCTGCTCTTCGTTTTGATCTAACGCGCCAACCGCGCAAGGCGAAACAAGGGCAAAATGTCACGCAAATGCACTATGCCCGAAAAGGCATCATAACGCCTGAGATGGAGTATATTGCCATCCGCGAAAACCAGAACCGCGCCGCTTATCTTGAGAGTTTGGCGGCGACTGGCGAGCGCGGGGCGCGCATGGCCAAAATGATGGCGCATCAACATCCCGGCGAAAGCTTTGATGCAGCTCTGCAAGACGAAATCACACCGGAATTTGTCCGTGATGAAGTCGCCAGAGGCCGCGCAATTATTCCGGCAAATATTAACCACCCAGAGAGTGAACCAATGATTATCGGTAGGAATTTTCTGGTAAAGATTAACGGTAATATTGGTAACTCCGCTGTCACCAGTTCCATTGGTGAAGAAGTTGATAAAATGACATGGGGTATTCGCTGGGGTGCTGACACAATTATGGATCTATCAACCGGAAAGCACATTCACGAAACCCGTGAATGGATTTTGCGCAACGCACCCGTACCTGTTGGCACAGTACCAATTTATCAGGCGCTTGAAAAAGTGGACGGGCGCGCTGAGGAACTGAACTGGGATATTTTCCGTGATACGCTTATTGAACAAGCCGAACAAGGCGTGGATTATTTCACCATCCATGCCGGTGTATTATTACGGTATGTCCCGCTAACAGCAGAGCGTATGACAGGCATTGTTTCCCGTGGCGGTTCCATAATGGCAAAATGGTGTCTTGCACATCATGAAGAGAGTTTTCTCTATACACATTTTGAAGAAATCTGCGAAATTATGAAAGCTTATGATGTGTCTTTCTCCCTTGGTGACGGTTTGCGCCCCGGCTCTATTTGGGACGCAAATGATGCCGCGCAACTAGGTGAATTGGAAACACTGGGCGAGTTAACCCAGATTGCATGGCAACATGATGTTCAGGTGATGATTGAAGGACCGGGGCATGTGCCTATGCAACTCATCAAAGAAAATATGGATAAGCAACTGGACTGGTGTGATGAAGCGCCATTTTACACACTCGGCCCATTAACAACGGATATCGCGCCCGGTTATGACCACATCACCTCTGCCATTGGTGCGGCTCAAATCGGTTGGTATGGCACAGCCATGCTGTGCTATGTCACACCAAAAGAACATCTGGGCCTGCCCAATAAACAGGATGTGAAAGATGGCATTATTACCTATAAGCTAGCGGCACATGCAGCTGATTTGGCCAAGGGTCATCCCGGGGCGCAAATCAGGGATAATGCTTTGTCAAAAGCCCGTTTCGAATTCCGCTGGGATGATCAATTTAACCTGTCGCTTGACCCGGATACGGCAAGATCTTTCCATGATGAAACTTTGCCGAAACAATCCATGAAAGTGGCACATTTCTGTTCCATGTGTGGTCCGCATTTCTGTTCTATGAAGATCACGCAAGATGTGCGCGATTATGCGGCGAAACTCAATATGTCTCCCGAAGACGCGCTCTCCGCGGGCATGCAGGAAAAATCGACAGAATTCAAGATTGGTGGCAGTCAGGTCTATAAGAAAATCTGA
- a CDS encoding leucyl aminopeptidase family protein has translation MSVNLATLNKGGFDLENLFIVDKGRPACPIYLLTKQSLKGWLEEHAGKQAAWVETNHFKAAHSEILLLPDKSGGVEAVLLGQGVEVDIFTLGALSKALPSGVYRLAHELDNGDMELAAHAWLIGTYHFDTYLPQKPDFEAPQLVLPKDSRLDRIQALGAAVFMVRDLINTPAADMGPIELEMAARNLAEKFNAEIEVIAGDALVEANYPLIHAVGRAAYEAPRLIDIRWGNPEGKKLVLVGKGVCFDSGGLNLKPGSYMDLMKKDMGGAANILGLARAVMQCGLDVNLRVLIGAVENAIGPEAFRPGDILPSRQGMTVEIGNTDAEGRLVLADMLTEAESEQPDLIIDMATLTGAARTALGPEVAPFFVRQDALANDLEAAVHAESDPMWRLPLWAGYDDWLSSRVADVRNISNGPHAGAITAALFLSRFVDAQTDWIHCDIYAWNPKSSPGRPVGGEAQGMRALFRMLEQRYGR, from the coding sequence TTGTCGGTCAATCTTGCAACACTTAATAAAGGCGGATTTGATTTGGAAAATCTTTTTATAGTTGATAAAGGCCGTCCGGCATGTCCGATATATCTCTTAACTAAGCAAAGCCTTAAGGGCTGGCTAGAGGAACATGCCGGCAAACAAGCTGCATGGGTCGAAACCAATCATTTCAAAGCTGCTCACAGTGAAATTCTGCTTCTGCCGGATAAATCTGGTGGCGTTGAGGCGGTTTTGCTGGGGCAGGGCGTAGAAGTGGATATTTTTACCCTCGGCGCTTTATCAAAAGCTTTGCCATCTGGCGTTTACAGACTTGCCCATGAACTTGATAACGGTGATATGGAACTTGCAGCACATGCGTGGTTGATTGGTACTTATCACTTTGACACGTATCTGCCCCAAAAACCAGATTTTGAAGCGCCACAACTTGTTCTACCTAAAGATAGCCGATTGGATAGAATTCAGGCTTTAGGCGCGGCAGTCTTTATGGTCAGGGATCTTATCAACACCCCTGCGGCAGATATGGGGCCGATTGAACTTGAAATGGCTGCACGTAATTTGGCTGAAAAATTCAATGCTGAAATCGAAGTCATTGCCGGGGATGCACTTGTTGAAGCTAACTATCCGCTGATACATGCGGTAGGACGGGCGGCATATGAAGCGCCAAGGCTCATTGATATACGCTGGGGTAATCCCGAAGGTAAAAAACTTGTGCTTGTTGGCAAGGGCGTTTGTTTTGATAGCGGGGGACTAAACTTAAAACCCGGCTCCTATATGGATCTCATGAAAAAAGACATGGGCGGTGCTGCAAATATTCTCGGTCTTGCTAGGGCTGTGATGCAATGTGGTCTCGATGTTAATTTGCGCGTCTTGATTGGGGCCGTTGAAAATGCCATTGGCCCTGAAGCTTTCCGCCCGGGTGATATTCTGCCAAGCAGGCAGGGCATGACAGTTGAAATTGGTAACACGGATGCAGAAGGGCGGCTTGTTCTGGCAGATATGCTGACAGAGGCCGAGAGTGAGCAACCTGATTTAATTATCGATATGGCAACATTGACCGGCGCCGCGCGAACTGCTTTAGGACCTGAAGTTGCCCCGTTTTTTGTACGTCAGGATGCGCTTGCGAATGATCTGGAAGCGGCGGTGCATGCCGAAAGTGATCCGATGTGGCGTCTTCCGCTCTGGGCCGGATATGATGATTGGCTGTCTAGTCGTGTTGCGGATGTTAGAAATATCAGCAATGGACCCCATGCGGGAGCCATAACGGCAGCGCTTTTCTTGTCCAGATTTGTTGATGCACAGACCGATTGGATTCATTGCGATATTTATGCGTGGAATCCTAAATCAAGCCCCGGGCGGCCTGTTGGTGGAGAAGCCCAAGGAATGCGTGCGCTTTTCCGAATGTTGGAGCAAAGGTATGGGCGGTGA
- a CDS encoding NlpC/P60 family protein — translation MGGDSKPDPRLSPWRDDLAASHLRGEVKASKYVDGEPYCVSAPVTALRRSPADAAMMDTQLLFGEGFRVYEKRGNWAWGQSLIDDYVGYVLSGDLQPYYETNHIVRVPRSFVYREPDIKSRPVMAISMGARLNVTKHEGRFSHIEDGGQDEATGWIISAHISAEGDYADDYVAVAEMFLHAPYLWGGRESLGLDCSALVQLSLMQAGYACQRDTYMQEATLGQEIKKDFQRGDLVFWKGHVGILQSPHQLLHANASFMQTVSEDFESACQRIEKTDGPITSIRRLSGSSAIGV, via the coding sequence ATGGGCGGTGACAGCAAACCTGATCCACGCTTAAGCCCATGGCGAGATGATCTCGCTGCATCGCATTTGAGGGGCGAAGTGAAGGCTTCGAAATATGTTGATGGCGAGCCTTATTGTGTTTCTGCGCCAGTAACAGCTCTGCGGCGGAGTCCGGCAGATGCTGCCATGATGGATACCCAACTTCTTTTTGGCGAAGGTTTTCGTGTTTATGAAAAACGTGGGAATTGGGCTTGGGGGCAATCTTTGATAGATGATTATGTCGGTTATGTTCTGTCAGGCGATCTACAACCTTATTATGAGACCAACCATATTGTGCGTGTGCCACGCAGTTTTGTTTACCGTGAGCCGGATATTAAATCCCGTCCCGTAATGGCCATTTCTATGGGTGCGCGCTTAAATGTAACCAAACATGAAGGACGGTTTTCTCATATTGAAGATGGTGGGCAGGATGAAGCGACGGGCTGGATTATCAGTGCGCATATTTCTGCCGAAGGTGATTATGCGGATGATTATGTTGCGGTTGCCGAGATGTTTCTTCACGCCCCTTACTTATGGGGCGGACGCGAAAGCCTTGGCTTGGACTGCTCGGCGCTGGTGCAGCTTTCTTTAATGCAAGCTGGATATGCTTGCCAGAGAGACACTTACATGCAGGAAGCCACGCTTGGTCAAGAAATTAAAAAAGATTTCCAGCGCGGCGATTTGGTGTTCTGGAAAGGTCATGTTGGGATATTGCAAAGCCCGCATCAGCTTCTTCATGCCAATGCCAGTTTTATGCAAACTGTATCTGAAGATTTTGAGAGTGCCTGTCAGCGCATTGAGAAAACCGACGGACCGATAACATCTATCCGTCGTCTTTCGGGTTCATCAGCTATTGGTGTTTAG
- a CDS encoding ABC transporter ATP-binding protein, producing the protein MTDLLKIENLTIGFHNQGQETRAVSNVSFSIAPGETVGLVGESGSGKSVSALSILKLLPPSARISQGVISFEGRDISGLDTTALKNLRGNDIAMIFQEPMTSLNPLHSIEKQISECLEIHGDNLDPKTGRTQIRTRVLDLLHKVGIPEAEKRLSALPHELSGGQRQRVMIAIALANNPKLLIADEPTTALDVTVQKQILALLKQLQQETGMAMLLISHDLGVVKQVADKVCVMKDGEIVEIGQPEHIFTKPAHPYTKMLVEAEPSGQPDLIDEEAAETILAAQNIKVWFPRTKNWYGKPLDYVKAVDGIDLSLTAGETLGIVGESGSGKTTLGRAIVKLTGCDGQINFRGQDIDALKGTPLRNLRKHMQIVFQDPFGALSPRMSVSDIITEGLDLHEPELNRYQKIFKVRKTLEDVGLEPDSANRYPHEFSGGQRQRIAIARAIILNPRLVVLDEPTSALDRSVQAQIVTLLRDLQQQRGLSYIFISHDLKVVRALSHRVMVMKQGKVVETGTTSDIFENAKKAYTRDLISAAFDL; encoded by the coding sequence ATGACAGATTTACTCAAAATTGAAAATCTGACCATCGGTTTCCATAATCAGGGACAGGAAACCCGCGCCGTCTCAAATGTGTCTTTTTCAATAGCACCGGGTGAAACCGTTGGGCTGGTTGGCGAAAGCGGTTCGGGCAAATCCGTTTCAGCTCTATCTATTTTAAAACTTCTACCACCTTCTGCACGCATCAGTCAGGGGGTTATCAGTTTTGAGGGCAGAGATATTTCAGGTCTTGATACAACCGCCTTAAAAAACCTTCGCGGTAATGACATCGCCATGATTTTTCAAGAACCAATGACCTCACTGAACCCGTTACATAGTATTGAAAAACAAATCTCCGAATGTCTGGAAATTCATGGCGACAATCTAGACCCAAAAACAGGCCGCACCCAAATACGAACCCGCGTGCTGGATTTGCTGCATAAAGTTGGCATTCCAGAAGCTGAGAAACGGCTTTCTGCACTACCCCATGAACTCTCAGGCGGGCAACGCCAAAGGGTTATGATTGCTATAGCACTCGCCAATAATCCCAAATTGCTGATTGCAGATGAACCAACCACCGCGCTTGACGTAACAGTGCAAAAACAAATTCTCGCTTTACTGAAACAACTCCAGCAAGAAACCGGTATGGCCATGTTGCTGATTTCCCATGATCTCGGTGTGGTCAAACAAGTGGCTGACAAGGTATGTGTCATGAAAGATGGCGAAATTGTTGAAATAGGCCAACCCGAGCATATTTTCACGAAACCCGCGCACCCTTATACGAAAATGCTGGTTGAGGCCGAACCAAGCGGTCAACCCGACTTGATTGACGAAGAGGCGGCTGAGACTATTTTGGCCGCACAAAATATTAAAGTCTGGTTTCCCCGCACCAAAAACTGGTACGGCAAGCCACTGGATTATGTGAAAGCGGTGGACGGCATTGACCTCTCGCTTACTGCGGGGGAGACTCTGGGCATCGTCGGAGAAAGCGGCTCTGGAAAAACCACATTAGGGCGCGCTATCGTTAAGTTAACAGGATGTGACGGGCAGATTAATTTCAGAGGGCAAGACATCGACGCACTTAAAGGTACGCCTCTTAGAAATCTCCGCAAACATATGCAGATTGTTTTTCAAGACCCGTTCGGCGCACTATCACCAAGGATGTCAGTAAGCGACATTATTACTGAAGGTCTGGACTTGCATGAGCCTGAACTCAATCGCTATCAAAAAATCTTTAAAGTTCGAAAAACGCTCGAAGATGTCGGATTAGAACCCGACAGCGCAAATCGTTATCCGCACGAGTTTTCTGGTGGTCAACGCCAACGTATCGCTATTGCCCGCGCCATTATTCTTAACCCGCGCCTTGTGGTGCTTGATGAACCAACCAGCGCCCTCGATAGATCAGTTCAAGCTCAAATTGTAACTTTATTGCGGGACCTCCAACAACAAAGAGGGCTATCCTATATTTTCATCAGCCATGACTTGAAAGTCGTCCGCGCATTGTCACATCGCGTTATGGTCATGAAACAGGGTAAGGTTGTTGAAACCGGAACAACAAGCGATATTTTTGAAAACGCCAAAAAAGCCTATACGCGCGATCTTATCAGCGCGGCATTTGACCTCTAA
- a CDS encoding ABC transporter permease, translating to MRKLQLNLSPINQRRWESFKANRRGLWSLRIFLVMFLVTLCAEFIANDKPLILRYDGSLYAPVFFSYPETAFGGDFETEADYRDPYVKKLIEDKGWILWPPIKYSYNTINLDLTVSAPAPPSGENWLGTDDQGRDVLARLIYGFRISVLFGLSLTIFSSLIGIAAGAVQGYFGGWTDLLFQRFIEIWTSVPSLYLLIIIASVIEPGFWILLGILLLFSWVSLVGVVRAEFLRARNFEYVLAARALGVGTFTLMYRHLLPNAMVATLTFLPFLLNASITTLTSLDFLGFGLPPGSPSLGELLAQGKANLQAPWLGLTGFFTIAFMLSLLIFIGEAVRDAFDPRNTIA from the coding sequence ATGAGGAAACTTCAGCTAAATTTGTCTCCGATTAATCAACGGCGTTGGGAGAGTTTTAAAGCCAACCGCCGCGGCCTGTGGTCACTACGGATATTTCTGGTCATGTTTCTTGTGACCTTATGTGCCGAATTTATTGCCAATGATAAGCCGCTTATATTGCGTTATGACGGGTCGCTTTACGCACCGGTTTTCTTTAGCTACCCCGAAACCGCTTTTGGTGGAGATTTTGAAACCGAGGCTGATTACAGAGACCCCTATGTTAAAAAACTGATTGAAGATAAAGGGTGGATACTCTGGCCACCGATTAAATATTCCTACAACACAATCAATCTCGATCTTACTGTTTCCGCCCCTGCACCACCAAGTGGTGAAAACTGGCTGGGTACTGACGATCAAGGGCGGGATGTGCTGGCGCGGCTGATTTACGGTTTTAGAATTTCTGTCTTATTCGGCCTGTCACTCACCATATTTTCATCTCTTATTGGCATCGCAGCTGGCGCGGTTCAGGGCTATTTCGGGGGATGGACGGATTTGCTGTTCCAGCGGTTTATCGAAATATGGACCAGCGTCCCTTCTCTATATTTACTCATTATCATTGCCTCGGTCATAGAACCCGGTTTCTGGATACTTCTCGGCATATTATTGCTTTTTTCATGGGTATCACTGGTTGGTGTTGTCCGTGCTGAATTTCTGCGTGCCCGTAATTTTGAATATGTACTCGCCGCCCGCGCGCTGGGTGTCGGTACATTCACGCTCATGTATCGCCATCTTCTACCTAATGCAATGGTGGCAACACTGACTTTCCTCCCCTTCTTGCTTAACGCCTCTATCACGACACTAACATCTCTGGATTTTCTGGGTTTTGGCTTACCACCCGGATCACCATCTTTAGGAGAATTGCTGGCGCAGGGTAAGGCCAATCTACAAGCACCATGGCTTGGATTGACTGGTTTTTTCACCATCGCCTTTATGCTGTCTTTGTTGATATTTATTGGCGAAGCCGTCCGGGATGCCTTTGACCCGAGAAACACAATCGCATGA